The sequence below is a genomic window from Pseudomonas cremoricolorata.
TCGCCGCCGCTGGCCCGACCTTGATCGGTTCGAACGACTTGCCTGCTGCCAGATCCTGGACCTGGCTGGCGGCACGCTGACCACTGCGCAGCGCGCCTTCCAGGGTGCCTGGATACAGCGCGTCGGTATGCTCGCCAGCGAAGGTCACCCGCTGCAGCGGGCGCTCCCACAGCCGCCAGTATTTGCTGATCTGCCCTGGGCCATAGGCCAGGTAGGCGCCGCCCATGCCCGCGTCGGTGCCATAACGACGCACCTCGTAGCCTGTAAAGGCGCCACGTGCTTTGGGGTAGAACGCATGCAGACGGATCAGCACCTGATCGACCATCTGCTTGTCGCCGAACGCCTGCAGCAGGCGTGCGTTGTCACCGGCAAGGTTGATCACCACATTGGCGCCGCCCTTGAGCGCAGGCTCGATCCACAACATGCCCAGGCCCGCGTTACTGAAGATTTCTCCGGACATCCGCGCCCGGCTTTCCCATACCGGCTGTTTGAACTTCAGCAGCACCTGGTCGCGCCAGCCGTAGTTGGTGCCCTTGATCGCCGCCAGGTGCTGGTTGTCCAGGCTCGGCGTCATCTGAATCTTCGCCAGCGCGCGCAGCGGCACGGCCATCACCAGGTAATCGGCGCTGTAGCCAACGCCGCCGACCTTCACCGTCACGCCATCCTTGTCCTGAATGATCGCGGTGACCGGCGAGTTGGTCTTGATCGCCTTAATCTGCTTGACGAAAGCCTGGGCCAGCACCGGGCTGCCACCAGGCAGGCGCGCGGCGCGCAGGTCGCGGTCGTCGACACCGCGATAAACGCGGCTTTGCTGGGCGAAGTAGAGCAGCGACAGGCGCGAGGGTTCGTCGTAGCGGCTGCGGATCTGCTGGTTGACCAACTGCCGTGCGGTGGTCGGCAATTGCAGACGGTCGAGCCAATTGGCGACGTTGATCTGATCGAGGGCGAAGAGCGTGTTGTTGGCTGCCGGGTTGAGCGGATCGTCGATCGAGCGGGCCAGGTCGTCGACGGTTTTCTCGTAGCGCTTGAGCGCTTCGGCAGTGGCCGGCTGCTTGGTCGCCAGGTCAGCGGCGCTGAAATAGTCGCCGTCGATCAGGTAGCCAGGGCTGCGCACGAACTCGGGGGCCGGCAAAGTACTGAGCTTGAACTGTTGCAGGTACTGGTTGAGCACCGGCTGGGCCTTGTCGTTGCCGATCCACTCACTGGTCGCCAGCCCCGAGCGCCCGCCTGGGCTGGCCTTGGCCTCCAGCAGGGTCACTTGCCAGCCCTTGTTCTGCAGCTCGTAGGCCGCGGTCAGCCCCGCCAGGCCGCCACCGACGACTAGCGCCGTCGGGGTCTTGCCTTGGGCCTGCGCTGCGGCGCCGGACAAGCCAATCATGATTACCGCGCACACGCGCACCCAAGCAGCAGCCATCGAGGCAGACTCCAGATCAAAAGAAGCGTGAAGAACCCAGAGCGCGAACCGCCCCGGAAAAAAGAGCCGCTAAGAATACGTCAGCGCCGGCTGCCCTGCTAGCACCGTGGCATCGTCTGTTGGCGCGCTGATTGCCGCCGAGGCTCAGGCATCAGAGGTCTCGGACGCTTTCCAGTCACTTCGAGTGGCGGCGATGAGCGCATCCCAGTCATCCGGAGGGTGGCCCCGACCGAGCATCCTCTCGAACACGGTGTAAGGATCGGATTTGCTGCCCGCTGACCTCAACGTGTTCTCGTCATTGACCCACGCATAGACGATCAGCCTGGATTTAGAATCGTAGCGAAAGAACAGCCTGAACCGTCTGCCGATCTTCGCTCGCCGCCAATGGCGATAGGCCGTTCCCAGGGTATTGCCCTGGCGAAAATCATCCCGGGCTGGGTCTTTTGGGACCACGTCGAGGATCAACTGGCTCAAGGCCCGGAAGAGTTTGACGTTGGCATTGCTTTCAAAACCTTGTGGATCGTTGTGTTCAGCCCTGGCAGCCGCTTCCTGTAGCTTGCGTAGCTGTACGATCACACCTTCATGGAACAACAGTGTCCAACCATGTCGCTGCATCAGAGCGCGACCTCACCTTCGATCTCTTCGTCCAGGTCCACATCAAGACCAGCATTGGCGAGCATGCTCTGTGCCAGCCCCTGCGGCAGCGCGGTGATGTTTTGCCCACTGCGGATGTCGGCCTCCAGCAACCCAAGGAAGGCGCCGATGGCGGGGTCTTCATGCATGACTTCGACACGGCTGACGACAACTTCACCACCGCGCACGTCAAATGCGACTTTGCCACCGGTATCAATGCCCAATAGCTGACGAAC
It includes:
- a CDS encoding flavin monoamine oxidase family protein encodes the protein MAAAWVRVCAVIMIGLSGAAAQAQGKTPTALVVGGGLAGLTAAYELQNKGWQVTLLEAKASPGGRSGLATSEWIGNDKAQPVLNQYLQQFKLSTLPAPEFVRSPGYLIDGDYFSAADLATKQPATAEALKRYEKTVDDLARSIDDPLNPAANNTLFALDQINVANWLDRLQLPTTARQLVNQQIRSRYDEPSRLSLLYFAQQSRVYRGVDDRDLRAARLPGGSPVLAQAFVKQIKAIKTNSPVTAIIQDKDGVTVKVGGVGYSADYLVMAVPLRALAKIQMTPSLDNQHLAAIKGTNYGWRDQVLLKFKQPVWESRARMSGEIFSNAGLGMLWIEPALKGGANVVINLAGDNARLLQAFGDKQMVDQVLIRLHAFYPKARGAFTGYEVRRYGTDAGMGGAYLAYGPGQISKYWRLWERPLQRVTFAGEHTDALYPGTLEGALRSGQRAASQVQDLAAGKSFEPIKVGPAAATAAVAGAAAAKQGGFFSRLFGGGTDDKAKTPPAVTPVPADKAAAPEASKPGFFSRLFGGGADKSDAAQPAATPAPAVVPAAPAAPAPQAAPAAPVEAAKPAPAPAAKPAPHAAKKTPAPAAHKPAAHHPAPAKKPAATKKPATTEQAQPAR
- a CDS encoding type II toxin-antitoxin system YhaV family toxin; the protein is MQRHGWTLLFHEGVIVQLRKLQEAAARAEHNDPQGFESNANVKLFRALSQLILDVVPKDPARDDFRQGNTLGTAYRHWRRAKIGRRFRLFFRYDSKSRLIVYAWVNDENTLRSAGSKSDPYTVFERMLGRGHPPDDWDALIAATRSDWKASETSDA
- a CDS encoding type II toxin-antitoxin system PrlF family antitoxin; the protein is MPAIHEIATLTSKGQITLPKTVRQLLGIDTGGKVAFDVRGGEVVVSRVEVMHEDPAIGAFLGLLEADIRSGQNITALPQGLAQSMLANAGLDVDLDEEIEGEVAL